The sequence AATGCTTTCTCCTCGTCCTTATCGTTATCCAGTCCTGTGATAACAATAATGGGAATGTTCTGAGTGGATTGGGTTCCTTTTAATTCCTTTAGAACAACAAACCCGTTGGTATCCGGTAGTATGATATCAAGCAAAATCAGATGCGGCCGAAATTGTTTGACCATTTGCATTGTTTCTTTTCCAGTTGAGACAACCCTGACATTATATGTACCTTGTAAGGTATCCACCAATACTTTCTGGCTTAATTCTCCGTCTTCAACAATGAGTATTTTATATATAGTTTCACCTTCCATGATAATCTCCCCGTGCTATCATCAAATTAAATGGCTAGAAACAGCCAATGTACAAATACTCAAAAACATTAACGGCAACCATCAGAATTCCGTCCATTTAGACATGAACATTAGCAAACTTTTTTTCAATTTTACCTTTTATCGTTTATATTGTCAAGGCAAGATTATCTATATTATTCCTCCTTTCCGTCCATTCTGCAAACCTTAGAATTAAGTGCCTGTTAAGTATTCATGTAATTATTAATACTATTCTTTGAGGCTGTATCAGTTACAAGCCCTTTTCCTTCGCAGCATTCACAATAAGACTTATTAAACCATTACTGATAAAATCCAGTTCTTTATTCGTAAACTTCGCCATAGTAATCTCCTCACTGAATTTTAAGCATAATAAAAGCAACCGGTTATATTCTCCGATCGCTCACCATCAAACGTGCACAAGTCTCACCTGATAAAATGCTTCCAATTTGGTCTGAAAAATACCCTCATAGCTATAGTCTTTCAATTCTGAAAGCAAGTTATCTTCGGATATTATCTAGTCGATTGGACTTTTTTATAGAGGGAATAAACAATTAAGCGCAGATCAGAGATCCATTTCTAAATTGACAAAGTTAAGTCAGTGGACAAAAGGACATATTGACAATCAATAAAAACAGTCTCAGATATGGTATAATACTTGTATTAACCGTTAGGAGACTGTTTATATGATGGAAGAAAAAATATTAAATTAAGTTTTCGAAAACACCCAGAATATTAATGCGTCCGTATCCCCATGTGGTATTTGGATAGGTGATATTGTCACTCCGGGTGGCCCCTCGTACCATAAGACGGCTGATATCTCTCCCAGTAATGGTTGTAAAATTTCCGCGGTTGATTGCCCATTCCATAAGCATGGCAGCAACGCCGGAGGCGTGTGCAGCTGCAGCCCCCGTTCCGGTTGCACTTCCATAGCGGTTGCCGGGCAGGGGACATGTAATCTGATATCCGGGGGCTGCAAGATCCGGGACAACCACACCGGATACGGAAAAACCTCTGCTTGAGTTGATTTGAATTCTGTCATTGAATTGATTGTAAGCAGCTACAGTAAGCGGATTGCTTGTATTTCCCGGATTCGTTATAGTAATATCTGGAGTTGATTCAAGAAAGAATGTATCAGTTGAGATAATGGGGCCTGAAGGCAGCCAGGCGTCAAAAATTGCCGGCTGAAGGTCTATATTAGCGATTCTTATCTTCCATATTCCGACATTAGCCTTCTGAAATCGCACAATAATGAGTTGGGCTCCGGTGTCTTCCTCCAAGACAAAGTTATTGACGTAAAGTATGGTAGACTCTAAAACAAAATCATATTCAAGGCACTCGTTAATACGCGGATAAATATCCTGCGTAGTTTCGCCGGTTGATGAGGTAAGCTTAATGGTCATCCGGAACGGAGAGTGATTCCAGAGTTCAAAGAAGAAATCCGGATCATGATCTCCGATGTGTAGTTCAAAGTCCGTGTAGAAATTAGGCGACATAAGTTCTCCACGGAAATGTCTTTTACTATTCCCTTCATTCCCAGCGGCAATACATGGCAATACACCGGGATAAGTCGCCAGATTGTTTATGTATTCCGATAATCGTCCACGTCCGATATGTCCTCCCTGGCTTGTGCCAACTCCAATGCATAGAACTAGCGGTCTGTTAATACGTGCAGCCACAGATCGAATGTATTCAATTCCTAGCAAAATATCTGACTCCTGATAGCAGTCAATATCATTTCTGACACATAAAATTTTCCGGTTATACTCCTTTGCCTGTTTCAATTTGACAACTACCAATTCCGCTTCCGGCGCAACACCTTGGAACTCCTCAGCCAGATTAGGGTTCCCAGCGGCAATACCTGCCAGCATGGTTCCGTGACCATTGTCGTCTCGAGTGGGTACGATGTATGCAGGATTAATGGCACTCAGCGCAAAATTAATACTCTCTTTATTAAATTCTGATCCAAAGGTAAATCCCTTAGGAGGGACCCCTTCTTCCAGTGTCTGGTCCCAAATAGAAAATATCCGGGTGGTTCCATCCGGGTTAAGAAATGCCCTATGCTCATATTCAATTCCCGTATCAACAAAACCTATTAATATTCCCTGTCCAAACAAAGAAAAATGAGTGTGGTACTGAACGGCCGTAACACCGGATTTTTCCAGGCTAATAATGGAATTTAGTGTATAAAGACGCGGAAAAATAGCATACGGCTGAATTCCGAGATAGCACATAGCAAATTCGCTAACTGGCATATGAAAGATAGAATATCTGTCATTGATCTTAGTCAGATCCCCATTTCCGCGATACTGATCCATGATTTCAGTGTTTATTATCAGGTCGAAATAATTTTCATCAATATTTTTAATGTCAAACCCCCCAATACATCAGATTTTACTTTTTATTATTTTATGAGTGAATAGGAAAAAAAACACCTCACAAAAGTTGATTTTCCCCTTTTCTACCATGAAACTTACTTTTTATGGCAACTAAACCGCTTCTTCTTTTATCTCTACCACTCCGCAAGGACTTTCACTTTTGTGGCAATACTCTTTTTCTTCATAATATGAATAACAATCTCCTAAAATACAACCCGTTTGATAGCCGTTTAAGTCATTAAAATTTAGCTTTTCCCCTTCTGGTGTAGTTAAAGTATATTTGTCTGGATGTCTGTGATTCTAATCATAGAGCGTGTGCTCGATTCTGCCAAGTGATATTTTTAGCACCATTTAAATATGATGGTACAAGGTTAATAAATATGGTATTCCAAGCTGGAGTCCTTTTTCTATCCATTATCAAATTCACATTTATTTATCATTTCAGGCTCTATCCAATAATATAATTATGAAAAGAAACCTAATACATAGGAGGCGTTGACATTAAAATTGTAGATGAAAGTTATTTTGATTTGATTATAAACAATGAATACACAGATCTACTTCGAGAGAATGGAAATCTTACTACGATCGATGAAAAATATTCTATCTATCATATGCCAGTCAGTGAATTTGACATGTGCTTTCTCGGAATTCAGCCCTATACTATCTTTCCGCTTCTTTTTACGCGTGATTCCATTATCAGCCAGGAAAAATCTGGTGTTCCTATCGTTCAGCAAAATCCTAATCTTTCTCTGTTTGGGCAGGGAATTCTAATAGGCTTTGTTGATACAGGTATTGATTATGAACATATGGCATTTCTTAACCCGGACGGAACCACTCGGATATATTCCATTTGGGACCAGACACTGGAAGAAGGAGATCCTCCTCAGGGATTTACCTTTGGATCAGAATTTAATAAAGAGATTATTAATCTTGCGCTGAGAGCTTCCACCCCTACATCCATCGTATCTACCAGGGATGATAATGGGCACGGAACCATGCTGGCCGGAATCGCTGCCGGAACCCCTAATATGGCTGAGGAGTTCCAAGGAGTTGCTCCTGAAGCGGAACTGGTGGTTGTAAAACTGAAACAGGCAAAGGAATATAACCGAAAAATTTTTTCTGTCAGGAGTGATATTGACTGCTATCAGGAATCAGATATTATAATGGGGATTGAATATATCCGTACTGTGGCCATGCATCTTAATAGACCGCTGGTCCTGTGCATTGGAGTCGGTACAAGCCAGGGAGGGCACAACGGAAACGACCTATTCTCGGAACACATAAACAATCTGACAAAATATCCCGGTGTATCGATATGCATTGCCGCCGGGAATGAAGGGGGTAACAGAAGACATTTCCGGGGAGAACTTATGTTGCCTGATTTCTACAGGGATTTTGAACTACGCATCGGAGATCATGACACGGATTTCTTTTTAGAACTTTGGAATTACTCTCCGTTCCGTTTGACCATAAAACTTACTGCACCAACCGGTGAAACTACGCAGGTCATTTATCCGCGTTTAAACGAGTGCTTGAAATTTGATTTTATTTTTGAATCCACCGTATTTTACGTCAATAACTTTATCTTGGAGGAAAATACTGGAGCCCAGCTCATCATTGTGCGTTTTCAGAAGGCTAATGTTGGAATATGGAAGATAAGTATCGCTAATAAAGACCTTCAGCCGGCAATTTTTGACGCCTGGTTGCCTTCGGGCCCCATTATCTCCGAAGAAACATTTTTTCTTGAATCAACCCCGGATATTACCGTGACAAATCCAGGAAATACCAGCAATCCGCTTACCGTAACCGCTTACGATCAATCAAATGACAGTATTCTAATCAACTCAAGCAGAGGATTTTCCGTATCCGGCGGGACTGTTCCGGATCTTGCAGCACCCGGATATCAGATTACATGTCCTCTGCCCGGCAACCGCTATGGAAGTGCAACCGGAACGGGGGCTGCAGCCGCACACGCCTCCGGCGTTGCTGCCATGCTTATGGAATGGGCAATCAACCGCGGAAATTATACAACCATTACTGGGAGAAACATCAGCCGACTTATGGTACGTGGGGCTGTCCGAAGTCCTGCTATCACCTACCCAAATTCCACATGGGGATACGGGCAAATTAATATTCTGGGCGTATTCAACGGCTTAAGTTTATAAAATCACTACTCCTATTAATAGCAATTTGTATTAAATAAAGTTGACATAGATTAACTTATCGTTTATGCTATATTCAAAATTTAACATCAATGAAATTCGATTGCTTTAAGCGGTCGTTGGTAGTTGATTGGATAGGTACTTGTGGTTTTCATAAGTGCTAATTTTCCAATACACCAACGACCGCTTTTTTTATATTTGGTGAATAAGGCAAATGTTCTGGAAAAGCAGACACTTGTGCTATATATTTTTTAGTTTATTACAAAAAAAATAAGCCAGTCATTTCGACCAGCCTATTTGTCTTATTATTTAGTTTTATCACTGTTTACAATTAAATCCTTTAATTCTGAAATTGACATATTATTCTCTTCAAGTACGGAAGACAAATCCTTAAGCTGTTCAACTTTAATTTCTACTTGTATTTGCTTCTCTCTTTCCTGAAGTGTTTTGATTGCAGCTTTATATTGTTCTATCGAATCTTGTGTTCTTTTTAGTTCTTCCTGTAATTTTTCAAACGATGATTTGCGAACACCTCTTGGCATATTAGTACCCTCCTTACAATTGGTCATATAAACATATAGATCATATCACACAATTTACATTATACCATAAAATAGATACGTGCTTAAATGAGTCCTGATTGTAATATAAAGTTGCCCCAAATTTTGCCCCAAATTGTTTCGGTTTATGCTGATTCGAAACGGTTTATAACGGCAAATTTTTATCTTCATATTGTTGAAAAATGCCGTAATTACAGTGTTTGCGACATTTTTCAATGTTGTGTCGTACTTTGTTTTAAACTGCGTCCTTATTTGTAGATCCGTTCTAAGCTTTTCAATCTGCCTTTGATGAAATAAGCAATTCCTTTAAATCCATGATCGACATCTCATGCTCGTCCAATATTGTTGATACTTCCTTAAATTGTTCCAGCTTTATTTTATCCTGAATATCTTTCTCTTTTTCGCCTAAAGTTACCAGACTGTTCTTGTATTGCTGAATCGATTCCTGGACCTCTTTTAATTCTTCCTGAAGTTTTTCAAGTGGTGTCTTTCTTACTCCTCTTGGCATACTGGTTCTCTCCTTTACAGAAATATTTTTATCAACCATATATTACCAAGTATATGCAAAGTTTCATTTGTTTATTACTTTATAACTCCATTAATGAAAAATTTCCAGGAAGAACTTTTATGAAAGCTTTTTGGTTTTAAAGGTCCGTTTATGGCTCAATAAAAGGTAAGGAAAACGGATATAATCCGATTACTTTCCTTCAGACTGTAAATAAAGTTCACAGC is a genomic window of Lacrimispora sphenoides containing:
- a CDS encoding S8 family peptidase; this encodes MIINNEYTDLLRENGNLTTIDEKYSIYHMPVSEFDMCFLGIQPYTIFPLLFTRDSIISQEKSGVPIVQQNPNLSLFGQGILIGFVDTGIDYEHMAFLNPDGTTRIYSIWDQTLEEGDPPQGFTFGSEFNKEIINLALRASTPTSIVSTRDDNGHGTMLAGIAAGTPNMAEEFQGVAPEAELVVVKLKQAKEYNRKIFSVRSDIDCYQESDIIMGIEYIRTVAMHLNRPLVLCIGVGTSQGGHNGNDLFSEHINNLTKYPGVSICIAAGNEGGNRRHFRGELMLPDFYRDFELRIGDHDTDFFLELWNYSPFRLTIKLTAPTGETTQVIYPRLNECLKFDFIFESTVFYVNNFILEENTGAQLIIVRFQKANVGIWKISIANKDLQPAIFDAWLPSGPIISEETFFLESTPDITVTNPGNTSNPLTVTAYDQSNDSILINSSRGFSVSGGTVPDLAAPGYQITCPLPGNRYGSATGTGAAAAHASGVAAMLMEWAINRGNYTTITGRNISRLMVRGAVRSPAITYPNSTWGYGQINILGVFNGLSL
- a CDS encoding S8 family peptidase, with product MDQYRGNGDLTKINDRYSIFHMPVSEFAMCYLGIQPYAIFPRLYTLNSIISLEKSGVTAVQYHTHFSLFGQGILIGFVDTGIEYEHRAFLNPDGTTRIFSIWDQTLEEGVPPKGFTFGSEFNKESINFALSAINPAYIVPTRDDNGHGTMLAGIAAGNPNLAEEFQGVAPEAELVVVKLKQAKEYNRKILCVRNDIDCYQESDILLGIEYIRSVAARINRPLVLCIGVGTSQGGHIGRGRLSEYINNLATYPGVLPCIAAGNEGNSKRHFRGELMSPNFYTDFELHIGDHDPDFFFELWNHSPFRMTIKLTSSTGETTQDIYPRINECLEYDFVLESTILYVNNFVLEEDTGAQLIIVRFQKANVGIWKIRIANIDLQPAIFDAWLPSGPIISTDTFFLESTPDITITNPGNTSNPLTVAAYNQFNDRIQINSSRGFSVSGVVVPDLAAPGYQITCPLPGNRYGSATGTGAAAAHASGVAAMLMEWAINRGNFTTITGRDISRLMVRGATRSDNITYPNTTWGYGRINILGVFENLI